The proteins below are encoded in one region of Micromonospora sp. DSM 45708:
- a CDS encoding ABC transporter ATP-binding protein: MVEHRMPQDPYLRVTDLRVRFDTEDGVVRAVDGVSFAVERGRTLGIVGESGSGKSVTSLAVLGLHDARRATISGEIWVGGRQLVGLAEEQVRRLRGRDMAMIFQDPLSALHPYFTIGRQIAEAYRVHHPGAGRREARARAVDMLGRVGIPQPGRRFEQYPHEFSGGMRQRAMIAMALVNDPDLLIADEPTTALDVTVQAQILDLLADLQEEFRSAIVLITHDLGVVSQVADDVLVMYGGRAVEQGGVARVLRSPQHPYTWGLLSSVPSLRGDADADLVPIPGNPPSLIHLPSGCAFHPRCRYADDRSRAEVPELRDAGQAGHRVACHLPADERTRIYQQDVAQVGVAR; this comes from the coding sequence ATGGTCGAGCATCGGATGCCGCAGGACCCGTACCTGCGCGTCACGGATCTGCGGGTGCGGTTCGATACCGAGGACGGTGTGGTCAGGGCCGTGGATGGGGTGTCGTTCGCCGTTGAGCGGGGTCGGACGTTGGGGATCGTGGGGGAGTCCGGTTCGGGTAAGAGCGTCACGTCGTTGGCGGTCCTGGGGCTGCACGATGCGCGGCGGGCCACCATCTCGGGGGAGATCTGGGTGGGTGGGCGTCAGCTTGTCGGCCTTGCGGAGGAGCAGGTGCGGCGGCTGCGGGGCCGGGACATGGCGATGATCTTTCAGGATCCGTTGTCGGCGTTGCATCCCTACTTCACGATCGGTAGGCAGATCGCGGAGGCGTATCGGGTGCATCATCCGGGGGCCGGCCGTCGGGAGGCGCGGGCGCGGGCGGTGGACATGTTGGGTCGGGTGGGGATTCCGCAGCCGGGTCGGCGGTTCGAGCAGTACCCGCACGAGTTTTCCGGTGGGATGCGGCAGCGGGCGATGATCGCGATGGCGTTGGTCAACGATCCGGATCTGCTGATCGCCGACGAGCCGACGACGGCGTTGGACGTGACGGTGCAGGCGCAGATCCTGGATCTGTTGGCGGATCTTCAGGAGGAGTTCCGGTCGGCGATCGTGTTGATCACCCACGATCTGGGTGTGGTGTCGCAGGTGGCTGATGACGTTCTCGTCATGTATGGGGGGCGGGCGGTCGAGCAGGGTGGTGTGGCGCGGGTGTTGCGGTCGCCGCAGCATCCGTACACGTGGGGTCTGTTGTCGAGTGTGCCGTCGTTGCGCGGTGACGCGGACGCGGACCTGGTGCCGATCCCGGGTAACCCGCCGAGCCTGATCCATCTTCCGTCGGGGTGCGCGTTTCATCCGCGCTGCCGCTACGCCGACGACCGGTCCCGCGCGGAGGTGCCCGAGTTGCGTGACGCCGGTCAGGCGGGGCATCGGGTGGCCTGCCACCTGCCGGCCGACGAGCGGACCCGCATCTACCAGCAGGACGTCGCGCAGGTGGGGGTGGCCCGATGA
- a CDS encoding ABC transporter permease yields MLRFVIRRLLVAVLTLVVISLVTFGLFFAVPSSPAKVMCGKNCTAADIAQVERRLGIDRPLPRQYADFVHGVFAGRSYGEGDFRQDCPAPCLGYSFRNNQPVTEIVVQRAPVTFSIVLGGAVLWLALGISLGMVSALRRGTAFDRAAIGITLAGASMQVYFFGLILLYLLVYSTGLLPFPSYTPLTENPARWAAGLILPWMTLGFLNSALYARLSRAQMLETLSEDFVRTARAKGLSARQVHTRHALRAAITPIVTIAGLDIGTSLGGTFITETIFGLQGLGKATVEAVQFLNLPVVMATVLLAAVFIVIANIVVDVLYAVIDPRVRFS; encoded by the coding sequence GTGCTCCGTTTCGTCATCCGGCGGCTGCTCGTCGCCGTCCTGACCCTGGTCGTCATCAGCCTGGTCACCTTCGGACTGTTCTTCGCGGTGCCGAGCAGCCCGGCGAAGGTGATGTGCGGCAAGAACTGCACCGCCGCGGACATCGCCCAGGTCGAGCGCCGGCTCGGCATCGACCGGCCGCTGCCCCGCCAGTACGCGGACTTCGTCCACGGCGTGTTCGCCGGCCGCAGCTACGGCGAGGGCGACTTCCGGCAGGACTGTCCGGCGCCCTGCCTGGGCTACTCGTTCCGCAACAACCAGCCGGTCACCGAGATCGTCGTCCAGCGTGCCCCGGTGACGTTCAGCATCGTCCTCGGCGGCGCCGTGCTCTGGCTGGCCCTGGGCATCTCGCTGGGCATGGTGTCGGCGCTGCGCCGGGGTACGGCGTTCGACCGTGCCGCCATCGGCATCACCCTCGCCGGGGCGTCCATGCAGGTCTACTTCTTCGGGCTGATCCTGCTCTACCTGCTCGTCTACTCCACCGGGCTGCTGCCGTTCCCCAGCTACACCCCGCTGACCGAGAACCCGGCCCGCTGGGCGGCCGGGCTGATCCTGCCCTGGATGACGTTGGGTTTCCTCAACTCCGCGCTCTACGCGCGCCTGTCCCGCGCGCAGATGCTGGAGACGCTGTCGGAGGACTTCGTCCGTACCGCCCGGGCGAAGGGGTTGTCGGCGCGGCAGGTGCACACCCGGCACGCGTTACGCGCGGCGATCACACCGATCGTCACCATCGCCGGGCTGGACATCGGCACCAGCCTCGGCGGCACGTTCATCACCGAGACCATCTTCGGCCTCCAGGGTCTCGGCAAGGCCACCGTGGAGGCGGTGCAGTTCCTCAACCTGCCGGTGGTGATGGCGACCGTGCTGCTGGCGGCCGTGTTCATCGTGATCGCCAACATCGTGGTCGACGTGCTGTACGCGGTGATCGATCCGCGGGTCCGGTTTAGCTGA
- a CDS encoding pentapeptide repeat-containing protein, producing the protein MTGGVGAGVGRELRADCARCAGVCCVAPAFAASADFAIDKPAGQPCPNLGADSRCGIHPELRERGFPGCTVFDCFGAGQHLTQGTFAGHDWRADPVTARRMFDTFAVLRPLHELLWYLTEAVRVTPPGPLRDDLVATLDETGRLTDGTPDELLAVDVDAHRSRVNRLLSSAGERARAGRAGPDRRGATLIGVDLRRAALAGANLRGATLIGADLRGVRLGAADLTGADLRGADLRGTDLGECLFVHQSQLDAARGDHRTLLPPGLRRPTHWSLPLPLPLPPTRPPHRRRPDHRRSR; encoded by the coding sequence ATGACCGGAGGGGTCGGGGCGGGCGTGGGTCGGGAACTGCGGGCGGACTGCGCGCGCTGCGCCGGGGTCTGCTGCGTCGCGCCGGCGTTCGCCGCCTCGGCCGACTTCGCCATCGACAAACCGGCCGGGCAGCCCTGCCCGAACCTGGGCGCCGACTCCCGCTGCGGCATCCACCCGGAGCTACGGGAACGCGGCTTCCCCGGGTGCACCGTGTTCGACTGCTTCGGCGCCGGCCAACACCTCACCCAGGGCACGTTCGCCGGCCACGACTGGCGCGCCGATCCGGTCACCGCACGGCGGATGTTCGACACGTTCGCCGTGTTGCGGCCGTTGCACGAGTTGCTGTGGTACCTGACCGAGGCGGTACGGGTCACCCCGCCCGGCCCGCTGCGCGACGACCTGGTCGCCACGCTCGACGAGACGGGCCGGCTCACCGACGGCACGCCCGACGAGCTGCTCGCCGTCGACGTCGACGCCCACCGGAGCCGGGTCAACCGGCTGCTGTCGAGCGCCGGCGAGCGGGCCCGGGCCGGCCGTGCCGGGCCCGACCGGCGGGGCGCGACGCTGATCGGCGTCGACCTGCGCCGCGCCGCGCTGGCCGGGGCGAACCTGCGCGGCGCCACCCTGATCGGCGCGGACCTGCGCGGCGTCCGGCTCGGGGCCGCCGACCTGACCGGCGCCGACCTGCGCGGGGCGGATCTGCGCGGCACCGACCTGGGCGAGTGCCTGTTCGTGCACCAGTCCCAACTCGACGCCGCGCGCGGCGACCACCGCACGCTCCTGCCACCCGGCCTGCGCCGCCCAACGCACTGGTCCCTCCCCCTCCCCCTCCCCCTCCCCCCGACCCGCCCACCCCACCGCCGCCGCCCCGACCACCGCCGCTCCCGGTGA
- a CDS encoding ABC transporter substrate-binding protein, with product MRTRTRTLTGVLAAAALVAAGCSPTTDDGGGEDQKTKTQSGSISYQAADNQGPAKPVDGAARGGTLTVMQPADFEHLDPARNYVNTQQVTGGQLYRALNGYKEDGSGKLLLVGDLATNPGKDVNDDCKVWEFTLRDGVKYEDGSAVTSKDVAHGIARSFAPALNEGPHYIQQWLYPGGTYNASYQGPYDGGRPVPDGVDTPDDRTIRFTFPQPHCDLPYAAALPTSAPVPVAKDTRANYDLRPFSSGPYRVKSYQRDVALELERNPHWDAATDPIRNAYPDTIRVTFGLEQAQISERLVADGPADQATLSWADVPPSVLPRTTGSGVADRVAKGPTQYTWVLSINTQRVTDLAVRRALNYAVDKDALLKVLGGQAAGSPASTLMSPTTAGFQKYDLFNGPVTGDKAKVTELLAGKRPKLVLAHSNLELRTQQAEALRKNLTDMGFDIVMKPIDNSSYYDEIGRKDNPYDIYLSGWGSDWPTGSTVIPPVYDGREIVAEGNQNLSYLNEPSVSAEIDRVRNLPAAEQDAGWMALDRTIMQEYAPVVPCYYDATYELRGSKVGNAFLSDAFGIISLNGIHVKQ from the coding sequence GTGCGTACCCGAACCCGGACACTGACCGGTGTCCTCGCCGCGGCGGCGCTGGTCGCCGCCGGATGCAGCCCCACCACCGACGACGGTGGCGGCGAGGACCAGAAGACGAAGACCCAGAGCGGCTCGATCTCCTACCAGGCCGCCGACAACCAGGGCCCGGCGAAACCCGTCGACGGCGCGGCCCGGGGCGGCACGCTGACCGTCATGCAGCCGGCCGACTTCGAACACCTCGACCCGGCCCGCAACTACGTCAACACCCAGCAGGTGACCGGCGGGCAGCTCTACCGGGCGCTCAACGGCTACAAGGAGGACGGCAGCGGCAAGCTGCTGCTCGTCGGCGACCTGGCGACCAACCCCGGCAAGGACGTCAACGACGACTGCAAGGTCTGGGAGTTCACCCTCCGCGACGGCGTCAAGTACGAGGACGGCTCGGCGGTGACCAGCAAGGACGTCGCCCACGGCATCGCCCGGTCGTTCGCGCCGGCGCTCAACGAGGGCCCGCACTACATCCAGCAGTGGCTCTACCCGGGCGGCACCTACAACGCCAGCTACCAGGGGCCGTACGACGGCGGCCGGCCGGTGCCCGACGGCGTCGACACCCCTGACGACAGGACGATCCGGTTCACGTTCCCGCAGCCGCACTGCGACCTGCCGTACGCCGCCGCACTGCCCACCAGCGCGCCGGTGCCGGTCGCCAAGGACACCCGGGCCAACTACGACCTGCGGCCGTTCTCGTCCGGACCGTACCGGGTGAAGTCCTACCAGCGGGACGTGGCGCTGGAACTGGAACGCAACCCCCACTGGGACGCGGCGACCGACCCGATCCGCAACGCGTACCCGGACACGATCCGGGTGACGTTCGGCCTGGAGCAGGCCCAGATCTCCGAACGTCTGGTCGCCGACGGACCCGCCGACCAGGCGACACTGAGCTGGGCCGACGTGCCGCCGTCCGTGCTGCCCCGCACCACCGGCTCCGGGGTGGCCGACCGGGTGGCCAAGGGCCCCACGCAGTACACCTGGGTGCTCAGCATCAACACGCAGCGGGTCACCGACCTGGCCGTACGGCGGGCGCTCAACTACGCCGTGGACAAGGACGCGCTGCTCAAGGTGCTCGGCGGACAGGCCGCCGGTTCCCCGGCCAGCACGCTGATGTCACCGACCACCGCCGGCTTCCAGAAGTACGACCTGTTCAACGGCCCGGTCACCGGCGACAAGGCGAAGGTCACCGAACTGTTGGCCGGCAAGCGCCCCAAGCTGGTGCTCGCCCACTCCAACCTGGAGCTGCGCACCCAGCAGGCCGAGGCGTTGCGCAAGAACCTCACCGACATGGGCTTCGACATCGTGATGAAGCCGATCGACAACAGCAGCTACTACGACGAGATCGGCCGCAAGGACAACCCGTACGACATCTACCTCAGCGGCTGGGGTTCGGACTGGCCCACCGGCTCGACCGTCATCCCGCCGGTCTACGACGGCCGGGAGATCGTGGCCGAGGGCAACCAGAACCTGTCGTACCTGAACGAGCCGTCGGTCAGCGCGGAGATCGACCGGGTCCGCAACCTGCCCGCCGCCGAGCAGGACGCCGGCTGGATGGCGCTCGACCGCACGATCATGCAGGAGTACGCGCCGGTCGTGCCCTGCTACTACGACGCCACCTACGAGCTGCGCGGCTCCAAGGTCGGCAACGCCTTCCTCAGCGACGCGTTCGGCATCATCTCGCTCAACGGCATCCACGTGAAGCAGTGA
- a CDS encoding ABC transporter permease produces MSDLSHPPSVDTPVDPAAPEPVAGAVAARPEIVGRSPNQLAWLRLKRDRTARASAVTLAVAAVVALGAPLLGHLTGIDPTDKFVGRLNDFGMPIGYAGGINADHWLGLEPGSGRDIALQLVYGLRTSLFIAFASALLASFIGVAVGVLAGWARGWLDSVVNWLVDLTLAFPFLIFALAVIPILQDRFYSDRESPSPAFRVALIVATFGLFSWTYTARLVRGQVISLREREFVEAARAAGAGTGHILLRQLLPNIWAPILVTVSLMVPQFIAIEAALAFVNIGVTEPTPDLGRMIFNSIGYVASDPWYTLFPGLTIFLLVLAFNLLGDALRDSLDPRSTR; encoded by the coding sequence ATGAGCGACCTTTCCCATCCGCCGTCGGTGGACACACCCGTCGATCCGGCCGCTCCCGAACCGGTGGCCGGAGCCGTCGCCGCTCGCCCGGAGATCGTCGGCAGATCTCCCAACCAGCTTGCCTGGCTGCGGCTGAAGCGGGACCGCACGGCCCGGGCCAGCGCCGTGACCCTGGCCGTCGCCGCGGTGGTCGCGCTCGGCGCGCCGCTGCTGGGCCACCTCACCGGGATCGATCCCACGGACAAGTTCGTCGGCCGGCTCAACGATTTCGGAATGCCGATCGGCTATGCCGGCGGGATCAACGCCGATCATTGGCTCGGGCTGGAGCCCGGCAGTGGCCGCGACATCGCGCTCCAGTTGGTGTACGGCCTGCGTACATCGCTGTTCATCGCGTTCGCCTCGGCGCTGCTGGCCTCCTTCATCGGCGTCGCGGTCGGGGTGCTTGCCGGCTGGGCCCGGGGCTGGCTGGACAGCGTCGTCAACTGGCTGGTCGACCTCACACTGGCGTTCCCGTTCCTCATCTTCGCGCTCGCGGTGATCCCGATCCTCCAGGACCGCTTCTACTCCGACCGGGAGTCCCCGTCGCCGGCGTTCCGGGTGGCCCTGATCGTCGCCACCTTCGGGCTGTTCAGTTGGACGTACACCGCGCGGCTGGTCCGCGGGCAGGTGATCTCGCTGCGGGAGCGGGAGTTCGTCGAGGCGGCCCGGGCCGCCGGCGCCGGCACCGGTCACATCCTGCTGCGGCAGCTCCTGCCGAACATCTGGGCGCCCATCCTGGTCACCGTCTCGCTGATGGTGCCGCAGTTCATCGCCATCGAGGCGGCGCTGGCCTTCGTCAACATCGGCGTCACCGAACCCACGCCCGACCTGGGCCGCATGATCTTCAACAGCATCGGCTACGTCGCGAGCGACCCCTGGTACACCCTGTTCCCCGGGTTGACGATCTTCCTGCTGGTCCTGGCGTTCAACCTGCTCGGTGACGCGCTGCGCGACTCGCTGGATCCCCGCTCCACCCGGTAG
- a CDS encoding lycopene cyclase family protein: MPASSPVDVDLALVGGGGAASLVLAALDRHGVTGVRVAVVDPVRKRGQDRTWAFWGTPGGDLDPLLSASWSRVEVVTAAGRRVLPLEPLRYAMVRSAPVYDRAAEAERRLDAVRVAAPAGELRDDGDRVTVCDPAGRALVRAGWVLDSRPRPPSRPGRTSWLQHFRGWWLAAERPTFDRGRAVLMDFRTPQPARGVSFGYVLPVDDRFALVEYTEFGPAVLDDAGYDAALRGYAGLLGLDLGALRVREVENGVIPMTDGPFVARPSPRVVRLGTAGGATRPSTGFTFSAMLRQADQVGRAVAAGRPPVPAPAYPGRHRWMDAVALRALDRGHVNGVEFFDRLFDRNPPERVLRFLDGATTPAEDLAVMRSSPLLPMTGAVLGDATGRLRARLRR; the protein is encoded by the coding sequence ATGCCCGCATCCTCCCCGGTCGACGTCGACCTCGCGCTGGTCGGCGGCGGTGGCGCCGCCTCGCTGGTCCTGGCCGCCCTGGACCGGCACGGGGTGACCGGCGTGCGGGTCGCGGTGGTGGATCCGGTCCGCAAGCGCGGCCAGGACCGCACCTGGGCGTTCTGGGGCACGCCGGGTGGTGACCTCGACCCGCTGTTGAGCGCGAGCTGGTCGCGGGTGGAGGTGGTCACGGCGGCGGGCCGCCGCGTCCTGCCGCTGGAACCGCTGCGGTACGCCATGGTCCGCTCCGCCCCGGTCTACGACCGGGCTGCCGAGGCGGAGCGGCGGCTGGACGCGGTCCGCGTCGCCGCGCCGGCGGGGGAGTTGCGCGACGACGGTGACCGGGTCACCGTGTGCGACCCGGCGGGGCGGGCGTTGGTGCGCGCCGGTTGGGTGCTGGACTCCCGGCCCCGCCCGCCGTCGCGGCCGGGGCGGACGAGCTGGTTGCAGCACTTCCGGGGCTGGTGGCTGGCGGCCGAGCGGCCGACGTTCGACAGGGGTCGGGCGGTGCTGATGGACTTCCGCACCCCGCAGCCGGCCCGCGGGGTGTCGTTCGGGTACGTGCTGCCGGTCGACGACCGGTTCGCGCTGGTCGAGTACACCGAGTTCGGGCCGGCCGTGCTCGACGACGCGGGCTACGACGCGGCGCTGCGCGGCTACGCCGGGCTGCTCGGTCTGGACCTGGGCGCGCTGCGGGTGCGGGAGGTGGAGAACGGGGTGATCCCGATGACGGACGGCCCGTTCGTGGCCCGGCCGAGCCCCCGGGTGGTGCGGTTGGGCACCGCCGGCGGGGCGACCCGCCCGTCCACCGGGTTCACGTTCTCCGCGATGCTCCGCCAGGCCGACCAGGTGGGCCGGGCCGTCGCGGCGGGCCGGCCGCCGGTGCCGGCGCCGGCGTACCCGGGCCGGCACCGGTGGATGGACGCGGTGGCGTTGCGCGCGCTGGACCGGGGGCATGTGAACGGGGTGGAGTTCTTCGACCGGCTGTTCGACCGCAACCCGCCGGAGCGGGTGCTGCGGTTCCTCGACGGCGCGACCACGCCGGCCGAGGATCTGGCGGTGATGCGGTCCAGCCCGCTGCTGCCGATGACCGGCGCGGTGCTCGGCGACGCCACCGGCCGGCTGCGCGCCCGGCTGCGGCGGTAG
- a CDS encoding Gfo/Idh/MocA family oxidoreductase encodes MTLRVGLLGYGTAGRVFHAPLIAATAGLRLDTVVTRDPQRRAQARADHPDARVVDDAEHLWQAADQLDLVVVAAPNRQHVPLARAAVAAGLPVVVDKPLAPTSAQGWELVTDAAAAGVPLTVFQNRRWDGDYRTVCRLVEAGELGRVARFESRFERWRPAVKPGWRESGAPGEAGGALFDLGAHLIDQAVRLFGPVERVYAEVDRRRPGAEVDDYAFVALTHTRGVRSHLWMGAVTAQLGPRFRVLGDRAAYTSWGMDPQEAALRDGRRPDEPGWGRVDPRRYGRLGADDDPRAVPTEPGRYPDFYLQVATALRDGTPMPVDPADAVAVVELIELAHEAAARGVTLPVPPRR; translated from the coding sequence ATGACGCTGCGGGTGGGACTGCTCGGGTACGGAACGGCCGGGCGGGTCTTCCACGCCCCGCTGATCGCCGCCACTGCCGGCCTGCGGCTGGACACGGTGGTGACCCGCGACCCGCAGCGCCGCGCGCAGGCCCGGGCCGACCATCCCGACGCCCGCGTGGTCGACGACGCGGAACACCTGTGGCAGGCCGCCGACCAGCTCGACCTGGTGGTGGTGGCCGCGCCGAACCGGCAGCACGTGCCGCTGGCCCGGGCCGCGGTGGCCGCCGGACTGCCGGTCGTGGTCGACAAGCCGCTCGCCCCGACCAGCGCGCAGGGCTGGGAGCTGGTGACCGACGCCGCCGCGGCCGGCGTGCCGCTTACCGTGTTTCAGAACCGGCGCTGGGACGGCGACTACCGCACCGTGTGCCGGCTGGTCGAGGCCGGCGAGCTGGGCCGGGTGGCCCGGTTCGAGTCGCGGTTCGAACGGTGGCGGCCGGCCGTCAAGCCGGGCTGGCGGGAGAGCGGCGCGCCCGGCGAGGCCGGCGGCGCGCTGTTCGACCTCGGCGCCCACCTCATCGACCAGGCGGTCCGACTGTTCGGGCCGGTGGAACGCGTCTACGCCGAAGTGGACCGGCGGCGGCCCGGCGCCGAGGTGGACGACTACGCCTTCGTCGCGCTCACCCACACGCGCGGCGTGCGCTCGCACCTGTGGATGGGCGCGGTCACCGCGCAGCTCGGACCCCGCTTCCGGGTGCTCGGCGACCGGGCCGCCTACACGAGCTGGGGCATGGACCCGCAGGAGGCGGCGCTGCGCGACGGCCGGCGACCCGACGAACCCGGATGGGGCCGGGTCGACCCGCGGCGGTACGGACGTCTCGGCGCCGACGACGACCCGCGGGCCGTGCCCACCGAACCGGGCCGCTACCCGGACTTCTACCTCCAGGTGGCGACCGCGCTGCGCGACGGCACACCGATGCCGGTCGACCCGGCCGACGCGGTCGCCGTCGTCGAGCTGATCGAGCTGGCGCACGAGGCCGCGGCGCGGGGCGTGACGCTGCCGGTGCCGCCGCGGCGCTGA
- the rnhA gene encoding ribonuclease HI: MAEAETGRVVEIWTDGACSGNPGPGGWGAVLRWGGHERELCGGEATPTTNNRMELTAAIRALESLTRPVTVRLHTDSTYVRNGITGWLNAWKRNGWLTAAKQPVKNADLWQRLEAACARHDVTWLWVKGHNGHPENERADALANRGMTEARGAGAPATPRPAQRSGRPSSISSGSSAGSPVPETASTS; this comes from the coding sequence ATGGCGGAGGCGGAGACCGGCCGGGTCGTGGAGATCTGGACCGACGGCGCGTGCAGCGGCAACCCCGGGCCGGGCGGCTGGGGCGCGGTGCTGCGCTGGGGCGGGCACGAGCGGGAGCTGTGCGGCGGCGAGGCGACCCCGACCACCAACAACCGGATGGAGCTGACCGCCGCGATCCGGGCGTTGGAGAGTCTGACCCGGCCGGTCACCGTGCGGCTGCACACCGACAGCACCTATGTGCGCAACGGCATCACCGGTTGGCTGAACGCGTGGAAACGCAACGGCTGGCTCACCGCCGCGAAGCAGCCGGTGAAGAACGCCGACCTGTGGCAGCGGCTGGAGGCCGCCTGCGCGCGCCACGACGTCACCTGGCTGTGGGTGAAGGGCCACAACGGACATCCGGAGAACGAGCGCGCCGACGCGTTGGCCAACCGGGGAATGACCGAGGCGCGGGGGGCCGGGGCACCGGCCACCCCGCGGCCGGCTCAGCGCAGCGGCCGGCCCTCCTCGATCTCCTCCGGCTCGTCGGCCGGGTCGCCGGTGCCGGAGACGGCCTCGACGTCGTAG
- a CDS encoding tyrosine-protein phosphatase — translation MTAPPEFTALCNFRDLGGWRADDGRTVARGRLYRSDSLAKLAGDDLARFAALGVRTVIDLRYPWEIADHGRAPESLGVAWHNLSIEHRPYVQADIDPDVDPWRYLADRYAEVAEDGVVELRRALEVIAHDPHPLVFHCASGKDRTGLLAALVLALLGVDTDQVAADFARTEHATGRLVAEWRDRNGGATPRWPGYGRAPEALIRLVLAELTAAHGSIRGYVTGRLGVGEETIAALRARLLTDDEKPHDGDAALWQAR, via the coding sequence ATGACCGCACCCCCGGAGTTCACCGCCCTGTGCAACTTCCGTGACCTCGGCGGCTGGCGCGCCGACGACGGTCGCACCGTCGCCCGCGGCCGGCTCTACCGCTCCGACTCCCTGGCCAAGCTCGCCGGCGACGACCTGGCCCGCTTCGCGGCCCTCGGCGTCCGTACCGTGATCGACCTGCGCTACCCGTGGGAGATCGCCGACCACGGCCGGGCGCCGGAGAGCCTCGGCGTCGCCTGGCACAACCTGAGCATCGAGCACCGCCCCTACGTCCAGGCCGACATCGACCCCGACGTGGACCCGTGGCGCTACCTGGCCGACCGGTACGCCGAGGTGGCCGAGGACGGCGTGGTCGAGCTGCGCCGGGCGCTGGAGGTGATCGCCCACGACCCGCACCCGCTGGTGTTCCACTGCGCGTCCGGCAAGGACCGCACCGGGCTGCTGGCCGCGCTGGTGCTGGCCCTGCTCGGCGTGGACACCGACCAGGTCGCCGCGGACTTCGCGCGCACCGAGCACGCCACCGGGCGGCTGGTCGCCGAGTGGCGCGACCGCAACGGCGGCGCGACGCCACGCTGGCCCGGGTACGGGCGGGCGCCCGAGGCGCTGATCCGGCTGGTGCTGGCCGAGCTGACCGCGGCGCACGGCTCGATCCGCGGCTACGTCACCGGGCGGCTCGGGGTCGGCGAGGAAACCATCGCCGCGCTGCGCGCCCGCCTGCTCACCGACGACGAAAAACCGCACGACGGCGACGCGGCGCTCTGGCAGGCTCGCTGA
- a CDS encoding serine hydrolase domain-containing protein: MDSRWDDLRAEVRTALDDLVASGREAGVQVAAYLDGTPIVEEQAGLADTAAGRPMTADTPVHAVSTGKGITATVVHVLAEQGRLDEDLPLARVWPEFARHGKDGITLRHVLTHTAGLPALPADVTPADFTDWSRMCDLLADATPLWAPGERLAYHAWTWGWLLGEVVRRVTGRPVSQVLAEEVAGPLGLTRELFLGVPEAELPRLARLEDAGLSALMTWAGANLPHFDAVAPPAVRPDATTGSDPDVLRADVPSVGTMSARAVARMYAALLGPVDGVRLISPDRLRAVSAPAVHAPEWVFGQESTFGLGYAVDDDGSFGTAGSGGSLAFAYPELGLTVAALRNRLGAGDDDPMERLRALVRDRVTATLHRG; the protein is encoded by the coding sequence GTGGACAGTCGCTGGGACGACCTGCGGGCCGAGGTGCGCACCGCGCTCGACGACCTCGTCGCCTCCGGACGGGAGGCCGGCGTGCAGGTGGCCGCGTACCTCGACGGCACGCCGATCGTCGAGGAACAGGCCGGCCTGGCCGACACCGCCGCCGGCCGGCCGATGACCGCCGACACGCCGGTGCACGCGGTCTCCACCGGCAAGGGCATCACCGCCACCGTGGTGCACGTGCTGGCCGAGCAGGGCCGACTCGACGAGGACCTGCCACTGGCCCGGGTGTGGCCGGAGTTCGCCCGGCACGGCAAGGACGGCATCACGCTGCGGCACGTGCTCACCCACACCGCCGGCCTGCCGGCGCTGCCCGCCGACGTCACCCCCGCCGACTTCACCGACTGGTCCCGGATGTGCGACCTGCTCGCCGACGCGACGCCGCTGTGGGCGCCCGGCGAGCGGCTGGCGTACCACGCGTGGACGTGGGGTTGGCTGCTCGGGGAGGTGGTCCGCCGGGTCACCGGCAGACCGGTCTCCCAGGTGCTCGCCGAGGAGGTGGCCGGGCCGCTCGGCCTGACCCGGGAACTGTTCCTCGGCGTACCGGAGGCGGAGCTGCCCCGGCTGGCCCGGCTGGAGGACGCCGGCCTGTCCGCGTTGATGACCTGGGCCGGCGCGAACCTGCCGCACTTCGACGCGGTGGCCCCGCCCGCGGTCCGCCCGGACGCCACGACCGGCAGCGACCCCGACGTGCTGCGCGCCGACGTGCCGTCGGTCGGCACCATGAGCGCCCGCGCGGTCGCCCGGATGTACGCGGCGCTGCTCGGCCCCGTCGACGGCGTCCGCCTGATCTCCCCCGACCGGTTGCGCGCGGTGTCCGCGCCGGCGGTCCACGCGCCCGAGTGGGTGTTCGGGCAGGAGAGCACGTTCGGGCTCGGCTACGCGGTCGACGACGACGGCTCGTTCGGCACCGCCGGCAGCGGCGGCAGCCTCGCGTTCGCGTACCCGGAACTGGGGTTGACAGTGGCCGCGCTGCGCAACCGGCTCGGCGCCGGCGACGACGACCCGATGGAACGACTGCGGGCGCTCGTGCGCGACCGGGTCACCGCGACGCTCCACCGCGGCTAG
- a CDS encoding preprotein translocase YidC, which translates to MGYRARDGEEPVDPAHAEDAAGQARLVQVAADTDVPAAAPDTPGPDEVTEDDGSGMAGGASGSSSGGSSMPTHPDAAR; encoded by the coding sequence ATGGGATATCGGGCACGCGACGGCGAGGAACCCGTCGACCCGGCGCACGCCGAGGACGCCGCCGGTCAGGCCCGCCTGGTGCAGGTGGCGGCGGACACGGACGTACCGGCCGCCGCCCCGGACACGCCGGGACCGGACGAGGTGACCGAGGACGACGGGTCCGGGATGGCCGGCGGCGCGTCCGGCAGCAGCTCGGGCGGCTCGTCGATGCCGACGCACCCCGACGCGGCCCGCTGA